From the genome of Deltaproteobacteria bacterium, one region includes:
- a CDS encoding protein kinase yields the protein MTLATTRIVQQGTTPFAHEREAIDFAIRGLPNVDPYHLWALLELFEPASGRLYELDLLIFGYRALYLVEVKSAPGCYAGDRQDWYRTPPGESRRVYMENPLSLANLKAKVLKNRLRGAMTQPDRCPYVEPLIFLSHPEAETRFERYGDSHVVVRDTFLRAVSHHDFPGAGPLRTDRSLDHRTVQDVVRALAAIGLRPCKGKLHVGPYELGEILEEGAGYQDRVATHRDQPQITRRARSYLVPDQTTVARRQQLRRAADRETQLLWELREHPSILRIADYVTDAPLGPTVLFDPFDDALPLDAYLRREPELSFEDRVAILEQVGQALGHCHRKGIVHGALSPQAVLVRRRAALEVRLINFQLGAGREVEATTHWSALAAAPWAVYQAPELREDPSARGPQSDLFSLGAVAYLLLTDQAPGKDTVEVDRRLSRDLCLDPRGANDAIPESVAEAVRLATQLTPARRADDVSEWLELLLDVVTRPEPETQAPELDPLTARKDDRLAGDLTVIGTLGQGATARVLRVERGSDRRAYALKVSLSAEHDERLRHEAAALRELRHPRIVQLVDELRLAGRACLLLSLAGTETLHRLLVKEGTVSLDLAARYGDDLLSALEHLEERGEMHRDLKPANLGVGALGKDAAHLTLFDFSLAGAPVTELGVGTAAYRDPFLRLRGAWDHAAERYSAAVTLHEMLTGVRPTLSGPDGSSLDPEARLAIAAERFEASVRPALVKFFQRALAREVEDRFASARELRLAWVTACQAPAEEGASLDAGESSPLIELPVERLAELAEETAIGALPLSPRAVNALDRAGLLVASELLSLPDNRLSAIRGVGTAVAREILDFRNRWRDARALAPAPSEPFFAGYRGEDLVVEAAGLDASVSAALRDAGLRMLSTVAAAPGPQVQALAVRHGFDVKVLTATLSAENQRASQRDRPTTLEGWLEALLPPRKAHVKHARLLFGLDGETAGRLDLTVSDVAAAEAVTPAAIYIALGKCREKWGAHKAFPELRERVQALVDAAGGAVPLAQAADRLLLELPHDRAREAAELRARAAALLRVVAEVGKDGGSGLRYVRLHDRTPWLFASDGHARAVRLLGEAADRFAAEEVLASPGEVARRLVEQVAESPLAALAPDRLVELAASGSHRAARSTRLELYPRGMAPERALALSASVLASGLSAGELQRRVALRYPDAAPLPDRPELDRLLEHHELYWNVSLDRYEREGAPEGTVLETHYASLHRVSTALPGQPRAMDPEAVAARQFDEQLRSAVERRSFRVLGVAADRSREAALAVGARLGVDPVLFDQRLIAAAREEMRKKGIRSEEIVHQADRARHGPGWERLLKLMQDAAARVAEALLPPAQPLLLVQPGPCARYRLMGFLEALVETGKRSDSAAVLLLVPAEDTGGIPRINGELAIPGVLSSHVLWVSPEWLANKHNAAA from the coding sequence ATGACCCTCGCCACGACGCGCATCGTTCAGCAGGGCACGACGCCCTTCGCGCACGAGCGGGAGGCCATCGACTTCGCCATCCGGGGCCTGCCGAACGTCGACCCATATCATCTGTGGGCGCTGCTCGAGCTCTTCGAGCCCGCGAGCGGCCGGCTCTACGAGCTGGACCTGCTGATCTTCGGGTATCGCGCGCTCTATCTCGTCGAGGTCAAGAGCGCGCCGGGCTGCTACGCGGGCGACCGCCAGGACTGGTACCGCACGCCCCCCGGCGAGAGTCGCCGCGTCTACATGGAAAACCCGCTGTCGCTCGCCAACCTGAAGGCGAAGGTGCTGAAGAATCGCCTGCGCGGCGCGATGACGCAGCCCGACCGCTGCCCCTACGTGGAACCGCTGATCTTCCTCAGCCACCCCGAGGCGGAGACGCGCTTCGAGCGCTACGGGGACTCGCATGTGGTCGTGCGCGACACGTTCCTCCGCGCCGTAAGCCACCACGACTTTCCGGGGGCCGGGCCGCTACGGACAGACCGCTCGCTCGATCACCGCACCGTGCAGGACGTCGTGCGTGCCCTCGCGGCCATCGGCTTGCGGCCGTGCAAGGGGAAGCTCCACGTCGGGCCCTACGAGCTGGGCGAGATCCTCGAGGAGGGGGCGGGCTATCAGGATCGGGTCGCGACGCACCGCGACCAGCCGCAGATCACGCGACGCGCGCGCAGCTATCTCGTGCCCGACCAGACCACGGTCGCGCGGCGCCAGCAGCTTCGCCGGGCCGCGGACCGCGAGACGCAGCTCCTCTGGGAGCTCCGGGAGCATCCGAGCATCCTGCGCATCGCCGACTATGTCACCGACGCGCCGCTCGGCCCGACGGTGCTCTTCGACCCCTTCGACGACGCGCTGCCGCTCGACGCGTACCTGCGACGCGAGCCCGAGCTCTCCTTCGAGGACCGCGTGGCGATCCTCGAGCAGGTGGGTCAGGCCCTCGGCCACTGTCACCGCAAGGGCATCGTGCATGGCGCGCTCTCGCCGCAGGCCGTGCTCGTGCGGCGGCGGGCCGCGCTCGAGGTGCGACTGATCAACTTCCAGCTCGGCGCGGGGCGCGAGGTGGAGGCGACGACCCACTGGTCGGCCCTCGCCGCGGCGCCCTGGGCGGTCTATCAGGCCCCCGAGCTGCGCGAAGATCCGTCGGCGCGCGGACCCCAGTCGGACCTTTTCAGCCTCGGGGCGGTGGCCTATCTGCTCCTCACGGACCAGGCCCCCGGCAAGGACACGGTGGAGGTGGACCGTCGTCTCAGCCGGGACCTCTGCCTCGATCCCCGCGGCGCGAACGACGCGATCCCCGAGTCCGTGGCCGAGGCCGTGCGGCTTGCGACCCAGCTCACGCCCGCCCGGCGTGCCGACGACGTGAGCGAGTGGCTCGAGCTGCTCCTCGACGTGGTGACGCGTCCGGAGCCCGAGACGCAGGCCCCCGAGCTGGACCCCCTCACCGCGCGCAAAGACGACCGGCTGGCCGGGGACCTGACGGTCATCGGCACCCTCGGCCAGGGCGCCACGGCCCGCGTGCTCCGCGTCGAGCGGGGCAGCGACCGTCGCGCCTACGCCCTGAAGGTCTCCCTCTCGGCCGAGCACGACGAGCGGCTGCGGCACGAGGCCGCCGCGCTCAGGGAGCTCCGGCATCCGCGCATCGTGCAGCTCGTGGACGAGCTCCGGCTCGCGGGCCGGGCCTGTCTCCTGCTCTCGCTGGCGGGTACCGAGACGCTGCATCGGCTGCTGGTCAAGGAGGGCACCGTCTCCCTCGACCTCGCGGCCCGCTACGGCGACGATCTCCTCTCCGCTCTCGAGCACCTCGAGGAACGGGGCGAGATGCACCGCGACCTGAAGCCGGCCAACCTGGGCGTGGGTGCGCTGGGCAAGGACGCGGCGCACCTCACGCTCTTCGATTTCTCGCTTGCCGGCGCGCCGGTCACCGAGCTCGGCGTGGGTACCGCCGCCTATCGTGACCCGTTCCTCCGGCTGCGCGGCGCCTGGGACCACGCGGCCGAGCGCTACAGCGCGGCGGTCACCCTGCACGAGATGCTGACCGGCGTGCGCCCCACCCTCTCCGGTCCCGACGGCTCCTCGCTCGACCCCGAGGCGCGGCTCGCCATCGCGGCCGAGCGCTTCGAGGCCTCCGTGCGGCCGGCGCTGGTGAAGTTTTTTCAGCGCGCCCTGGCGCGCGAGGTCGAGGACCGCTTTGCCTCGGCGCGCGAGCTGCGTCTGGCCTGGGTCACCGCCTGCCAGGCTCCCGCGGAGGAGGGCGCGAGCCTCGACGCCGGGGAGTCTTCTCCCCTGATCGAGCTGCCCGTGGAGCGCCTGGCCGAGCTCGCCGAGGAGACCGCGATCGGCGCGCTGCCGCTCTCGCCCCGGGCGGTGAACGCGCTCGATCGCGCCGGGCTGCTCGTGGCGTCGGAGCTGCTCTCGCTCCCCGACAATCGGCTCTCGGCGATCCGCGGCGTGGGGACGGCCGTGGCGCGCGAGATCCTCGATTTCCGCAACCGCTGGCGGGACGCCCGAGCCCTGGCCCCCGCGCCGTCCGAGCCCTTCTTCGCCGGCTACCGGGGCGAGGATCTCGTCGTGGAGGCCGCGGGCCTCGACGCATCCGTGTCCGCCGCGCTGCGGGATGCGGGGCTCCGCATGCTCTCGACCGTGGCCGCGGCTCCCGGTCCGCAGGTCCAGGCGCTCGCCGTGCGCCACGGCTTCGACGTGAAGGTGCTCACCGCGACCCTCTCCGCGGAGAACCAGCGCGCGAGCCAGCGGGACCGGCCGACGACACTCGAGGGTTGGCTCGAAGCGCTGCTCCCCCCGCGCAAGGCGCACGTGAAGCACGCCCGTCTGCTCTTCGGCCTCGACGGGGAGACGGCCGGGCGCCTCGACCTCACGGTGAGCGACGTGGCCGCCGCCGAGGCGGTGACCCCCGCGGCGATCTACATCGCGCTCGGCAAGTGCCGCGAGAAGTGGGGCGCCCACAAGGCCTTCCCCGAGCTCCGCGAGCGGGTGCAGGCGCTGGTGGACGCCGCGGGCGGAGCCGTGCCCCTGGCCCAGGCTGCCGACCGGCTGCTGCTCGAGCTGCCGCACGATCGCGCACGAGAGGCGGCCGAGCTGCGGGCGCGCGCCGCGGCGCTCTTGCGCGTGGTGGCCGAGGTGGGCAAGGACGGCGGCTCCGGCCTGCGCTACGTCCGGCTCCACGACCGCACGCCCTGGCTCTTCGCCAGCGACGGGCACGCCCGTGCCGTGCGGCTGCTCGGAGAGGCGGCCGACCGCTTCGCCGCCGAGGAGGTGCTCGCCTCGCCGGGTGAGGTGGCGCGCCGGCTGGTCGAGCAGGTGGCGGAGAGCCCGCTCGCGGCGCTGGCTCCCGATCGGCTGGTGGAGCTGGCCGCCTCGGGAAGTCACCGCGCCGCGCGTTCCACCCGGCTCGAGCTCTATCCGCGCGGGATGGCCCCCGAGCGCGCGCTGGCCCTCTCGGCGTCGGTGCTGGCGAGCGGCCTCTCGGCGGGCGAGCTCCAGCGGCGCGTGGCGCTACGCTACCCCGACGCGGCGCCCTTGCCGGACCGCCCCGAGCTGGACCGGCTCCTCGAGCACCACGAGCTCTACTGGAACGTGTCGCTCGACCGGTACGAACGCGAAGGCGCTCCCGAGGGCACCGTGCTCGAGACGCACTATGCCTCGCTGCACCGGGTCAGCACCGCGCTTCCGGGCCAGCCGCGGGCCATGGATCCCGAGGCGGTCGCCGCGCGCCAGTTCGACGAGCAGCTCCGGAGCGCGGTGGAGCGCCGCAGCTTCCGCGTGCTCGGGGTGGCCGCGGACCGGTCGCGCGAGGCGGCGCTGGCCGTCGGTGCGCGGCTCGGCGTGGACCCGGTCCTCTTCGATCAACGACTGATCGCCGCGGCCCGCGAGGAGATGCGCAAGAAAGGTATCCGGAGCGAAGAGATCGTCCATCAGGCCGACCGGGCGCGGCACGGGCCCGGCTGGGAACGGCTGCTCAAGCTGATGCAGGACGCCGCGGCGCGCGTCGCGGAGGCGCTCTTGCCCCCCGCGCAGCCGCTGCTGCTCGTCCAGCCGGGACCCTGCGCGCGCTACCGCCTGATGGGGTTTCTCGAGGCGCTCGTCGAGACCGGCAAGCGGTCCGACTCGGCGGCGGTGCTCCTGCTCGTGCCCGCGGAGGACACGGGGGGGATCCCGCGCATCAACGGCGAGCTCGCCATTCCGGGCGTACTCTCGTCGCACGTGCTCTGGGTCTCTCCGGAATGGCTGGCGAACAAGCACAACGCGGCGGCATAA
- a CDS encoding UvrD-helicase domain-containing protein, giving the protein MTTDFLGVRDIYRAECRDALSETELEELLCKYVRAWFERNLPMPRNGARKSLPDEEQARAIAAELQDTLVVARAGSGKTSTIVNRAWFLHRHCGLAPREILLLAFNKKAATEVKDRLEKLSDVTWPHVMTFHALAYAIVHPEDLLFNDDVDERLYAAVQELIDAYVQDPVGDAALRKLMMTYWREDWETLAAGGHHLSKSDFLAFRRSLARETLRGEYVKSYGEKAIANFLVEHDVNYRYEAAHRWEERVYRPDFTHYAKPAGGVIVEYFGIKGDPDYDKERDQKRAYWSAKPEWHLVEVTPTEVRRDDFGTWFSEELSRHGVALRRLTEDELWERCRKRAIDRFTKATTQFIQRARKLSLSREQLVHRIAAHDATAGVETMFLATISQLYASYLERLEATGEEDFDGLLAKAAARIRGGKTTFRRKSGMGDLQQLRLIFVDEYQDFSPLFFELLAAIREKNPATRLFCVGDDWQAINGFAGSDLTYFREFERHFPDGRRLYLRTNYRSLPAIVELGNSLMGPLGGVRARAHKKAPGNVWLADLSTLAAATRRSDPGLTALKRLVATALSKASPLFANMKEPRTAHRVALLCRRNQLPWPRSEADRSKDGSSSRLTEWRDWLCKELPGLPEDRVDVSTAHKYKGLEASLVIVLDALEGSYPLVHPNWVLMRVFGDTLGKIVEDERRLFYVALTRAERVLVILTDQNRPSPFLEGLRPTASLDWSSLRTVYLDSQRLSVRIGSAEGRGSAPTWSIKGQLQAAGFRYLPGPWPCWRLSVPSNGFDLEDLFYNSAWCELANGIEIRVCDDTTGEILDRYAANGGSLERLA; this is encoded by the coding sequence ATGACGACCGACTTCCTCGGAGTTCGCGACATCTATCGTGCGGAGTGCCGCGACGCCCTGTCCGAGACGGAGCTCGAGGAGCTCCTCTGCAAGTACGTCCGGGCGTGGTTCGAACGAAACCTGCCGATGCCAAGGAACGGAGCGAGGAAGTCGCTGCCGGACGAGGAGCAGGCGCGGGCCATCGCGGCGGAGCTGCAAGACACGCTCGTCGTGGCCAGGGCTGGCAGCGGCAAGACCTCCACAATCGTCAACCGCGCCTGGTTCCTGCACCGTCACTGCGGCCTGGCGCCACGGGAGATCCTGCTCCTGGCCTTCAACAAGAAGGCTGCCACAGAGGTGAAGGATCGGTTGGAGAAACTCTCAGACGTGACGTGGCCGCACGTCATGACCTTTCACGCCTTGGCCTACGCCATCGTCCACCCTGAGGACCTGCTGTTCAACGACGACGTAGACGAACGGCTCTACGCCGCTGTTCAGGAGTTGATCGACGCCTACGTGCAGGATCCGGTCGGGGACGCCGCCCTTCGCAAGCTAATGATGACCTACTGGCGAGAGGACTGGGAGACGCTGGCGGCTGGTGGCCACCACCTCTCGAAGTCCGACTTCCTCGCCTTCCGTCGCTCGCTCGCGCGGGAAACCCTCCGCGGCGAGTACGTGAAGTCCTACGGAGAGAAGGCCATCGCCAACTTCCTCGTCGAGCACGACGTCAACTACCGGTACGAGGCTGCGCACCGATGGGAGGAGCGGGTCTATCGGCCCGACTTCACGCATTACGCCAAGCCGGCAGGCGGGGTGATCGTCGAGTACTTCGGCATCAAAGGGGACCCCGACTACGACAAAGAGCGGGACCAGAAGCGCGCCTACTGGAGCGCAAAGCCCGAGTGGCACCTCGTCGAGGTGACCCCCACGGAGGTGCGGCGCGACGACTTCGGCACGTGGTTTTCGGAGGAGCTGTCGCGCCATGGCGTGGCGCTGCGGCGTCTCACAGAGGACGAACTCTGGGAGAGATGCAGAAAACGCGCCATCGATCGCTTCACCAAGGCCACCACGCAGTTCATTCAGCGCGCGCGCAAGCTCTCGTTGAGCCGAGAGCAGCTCGTGCACCGCATCGCCGCGCACGACGCCACCGCCGGTGTGGAGACGATGTTCCTGGCGACCATCTCACAGCTCTACGCAAGCTACCTCGAGCGCCTCGAGGCCACGGGTGAAGAGGACTTCGACGGCTTGCTCGCGAAGGCCGCGGCACGGATTCGCGGGGGGAAGACGACCTTCAGGCGGAAGAGCGGCATGGGCGACCTGCAGCAGCTCCGACTGATCTTCGTCGACGAGTACCAGGACTTCAGCCCTCTCTTCTTCGAGCTTCTCGCCGCCATCCGCGAGAAGAACCCCGCGACGCGCCTCTTCTGCGTCGGAGACGACTGGCAGGCGATCAACGGTTTCGCGGGATCCGACCTGACCTACTTCAGGGAGTTCGAGCGCCATTTCCCCGACGGCCGCCGGCTGTACCTGCGCACCAACTACCGGTCGCTGCCCGCCATCGTAGAGCTGGGGAACTCCCTCATGGGTCCGCTCGGCGGAGTACGTGCGCGGGCCCACAAGAAGGCTCCCGGCAACGTGTGGCTCGCCGATCTCTCAACATTGGCGGCCGCGACGCGGCGAAGCGATCCCGGCCTCACGGCGCTCAAGCGACTCGTCGCCACCGCGTTGAGCAAGGCGTCGCCGCTCTTCGCGAACATGAAGGAGCCGCGCACCGCACACCGCGTTGCGTTGCTGTGCCGGCGAAATCAGCTGCCGTGGCCGCGGAGCGAGGCCGACCGCTCAAAGGACGGGTCATCAAGCAGGTTGACCGAATGGCGAGACTGGCTCTGCAAGGAGCTACCGGGGCTACCCGAGGACCGGGTCGACGTGTCGACGGCCCACAAGTACAAGGGCCTCGAGGCTAGCCTGGTCATCGTACTCGACGCCCTTGAGGGCTCCTATCCTCTCGTGCATCCCAACTGGGTCCTGATGCGGGTCTTCGGTGACACCCTGGGGAAGATTGTCGAAGACGAACGCCGGCTCTTCTACGTCGCCCTGACTCGCGCCGAGCGGGTGCTCGTGATCCTCACCGACCAGAACCGACCGAGCCCGTTCCTCGAGGGGCTCAGGCCAACAGCAAGCCTGGACTGGAGCAGCCTTCGCACGGTCTACCTCGATAGCCAACGGCTCTCGGTGCGCATCGGCAGCGCGGAAGGCCGCGGCAGCGCGCCCACGTGGTCGATCAAGGGCCAGCTTCAAGCCGCCGGCTTCCGCTACCTACCGGGGCCGTGGCCGTGTTGGCGGCTTTCCGTGCCCTCGAATGGCTTCGATCTCGAGGATTTGTTCTACAACAGCGCCTGGTGCGAGTTGGCCAACGGCATCGAGATTCGCGTCTGTGACGACACAACGGGCGAGATCCTAGACCGCTATGCCGCCAACGGGGGCTCGCTCGAGCGGCTCGCCTAG
- a CDS encoding GGDEF domain-containing protein — MGQNGSRTRSGGLGRETVPELLKPPRPNVGDVVTRTGRDVRTNRDASGLYSRSTLEANTPCLVALDGAQRGKRHDLHQEAVVVGRSGTADIVLADEGVSRRHCEISYSGINYLIRDLGSANGTFVNNERVENERRLCDGDIIQVCHCTLKFLSQGNIEHHYHEELYNLASTDPSTGLRNEKFFFEMLTEELIRAMPRGRRVGVALLELDHYLDICREFGRVVASDMVRAVGTVISEYVHAPELLARRAGAQFALLLPEVDLTQAQTKVSTICAEAIRRKGILAGTRVVFTLSAGVIVAQQPGHLADGLLRAAELRLEQALASGGGRVDALELGEMLPPATRATLLARATPLPPVRPIPETWFKQRLVAELEGFDESSKVILGACGLRDALALIVEEGRPAVDRCRAILLEQLVALSDARPVITQAAEGVFLYFRTVRRNEDLQRQQRRLAKAFAAALAKQPLTPRRVELVQSLMSTEDHEAGVDDFMDRVLRRLDRLPVADRGLALRPFPVARALRRMETADGAAARLNELHAATDTVLRYLTNIALADLVLTVDPSSELVGWLSQQVGKPFSTGLYIGVLRKCVNDGRATAGPIMKSIGQALERPDAGRTNTFARFDELVKLRNATVHGAPAGSEAAARHLLSTVQPLFDRVIEDLAVLDQQQLLTVTGLEFRGGSFHCNIRDHSGPDQLFSVDQRKTSTPVENGTYVLSRRGDDWLPLHPFVRFEHCGACGQSELFWNQVLSFDSETIYHSMITAHRLSAEVVLDKVPAWFRRDVSRGLMTLPPGPAVPRPPAALRRVDSRDTVMFRTEDVRRAMDAARREREEGDGEDDGAGDAS; from the coding sequence GTGGGGCAGAACGGTTCTCGAACGCGCAGCGGTGGGCTCGGCCGGGAAACCGTGCCGGAGCTGCTCAAGCCCCCCCGGCCGAACGTCGGCGACGTGGTCACCCGCACTGGCCGGGATGTGCGCACCAATAGGGACGCGTCGGGCCTGTATTCCCGATCGACGCTGGAAGCGAACACGCCGTGCCTGGTGGCCCTCGACGGGGCGCAGCGGGGCAAGCGGCACGACTTGCACCAAGAGGCCGTCGTCGTCGGGCGTTCGGGCACCGCGGACATCGTCCTCGCCGACGAGGGCGTGAGCCGGCGACACTGCGAAATCTCCTACTCGGGGATCAACTACCTGATCAGAGACCTCGGCAGCGCGAACGGGACCTTCGTCAACAACGAACGCGTCGAGAACGAGCGCCGGCTGTGCGATGGCGACATCATCCAGGTTTGCCACTGCACGTTGAAGTTCCTGAGCCAGGGCAACATTGAGCATCACTACCACGAGGAGCTCTACAACCTCGCGAGCACCGACCCGTCGACCGGGCTGCGAAACGAGAAGTTCTTCTTCGAGATGCTCACGGAGGAGCTCATCCGGGCGATGCCGCGGGGTCGCCGCGTCGGCGTAGCGTTGCTCGAGCTCGACCACTACCTCGACATCTGTCGCGAGTTTGGTCGCGTGGTGGCGAGCGACATGGTGCGCGCCGTCGGGACCGTGATCTCCGAGTACGTTCACGCCCCCGAGCTCCTCGCCCGTCGCGCCGGCGCCCAGTTCGCGCTGCTCCTGCCCGAGGTCGACCTCACACAAGCGCAGACGAAGGTGAGCACCATCTGTGCGGAGGCGATCCGCCGAAAGGGCATCCTGGCCGGTACGCGAGTCGTCTTCACCCTGAGCGCTGGGGTGATCGTGGCTCAACAGCCCGGTCACTTGGCCGATGGGCTTCTGCGGGCGGCGGAGCTCCGGCTCGAGCAGGCGCTGGCGAGCGGGGGCGGCAGGGTGGATGCTCTCGAACTCGGCGAGATGCTGCCTCCGGCGACGCGGGCCACGTTGCTGGCCAGAGCGACGCCGTTGCCGCCGGTGAGGCCCATCCCCGAGACCTGGTTCAAGCAACGGCTGGTCGCCGAGCTCGAGGGCTTCGACGAGTCCTCGAAGGTGATCCTCGGGGCCTGCGGGCTTCGGGACGCTCTCGCGCTGATCGTGGAGGAGGGGCGTCCTGCCGTCGACAGGTGTCGCGCGATTCTGCTCGAGCAGCTCGTCGCCCTGAGCGATGCACGACCCGTGATCACGCAGGCCGCAGAGGGGGTATTCCTCTACTTCCGTACCGTGCGCAGGAACGAGGATCTGCAGCGGCAACAGCGTCGGCTAGCGAAGGCCTTCGCGGCAGCGCTCGCGAAGCAACCGCTCACTCCACGGCGCGTGGAGCTCGTCCAGAGCCTGATGAGCACGGAGGATCACGAGGCAGGCGTGGACGACTTCATGGATCGTGTCTTGCGGCGCCTCGACCGACTGCCCGTCGCGGATCGAGGCCTAGCCCTGCGACCCTTCCCCGTGGCGCGCGCCCTCCGCCGCATGGAGACCGCCGACGGGGCCGCGGCGAGGCTCAACGAGCTGCACGCCGCGACCGACACCGTGCTGCGCTACCTGACGAACATCGCCCTGGCCGATCTGGTCCTGACCGTCGATCCGTCATCCGAGCTTGTCGGCTGGCTCAGCCAGCAGGTGGGCAAGCCTTTCTCCACGGGGCTCTACATCGGCGTCCTGCGGAAGTGTGTGAACGATGGACGGGCGACGGCGGGCCCGATCATGAAGTCCATCGGTCAGGCGCTCGAACGTCCGGACGCGGGCCGGACGAATACCTTCGCCAGGTTCGACGAGCTGGTCAAACTTCGGAACGCCACGGTTCACGGCGCGCCGGCGGGCAGCGAGGCCGCCGCGCGACACCTGCTGAGCACCGTCCAGCCCCTCTTCGACCGCGTTATCGAGGACCTGGCCGTCCTCGATCAGCAGCAGCTTCTCACCGTCACCGGTCTCGAGTTTCGTGGAGGGAGCTTCCACTGCAACATCCGCGACCACTCGGGTCCCGACCAGCTCTTCAGCGTCGACCAGCGCAAGACCTCAACGCCCGTCGAGAACGGCACGTACGTTTTGAGTCGCCGTGGAGACGACTGGCTGCCGCTCCACCCGTTTGTGCGCTTCGAGCACTGCGGCGCCTGCGGCCAGAGCGAGCTCTTCTGGAACCAGGTCCTCAGCTTCGACAGCGAAACCATATACCACTCGATGATCACCGCCCACCGCCTCTCGGCCGAGGTGGTGCTCGACAAGGTGCCGGCATGGTTCCGGCGCGACGTCAGCCGTGGCTTGATGACTCTTCCTCCGGGACCGGCAGTGCCGCGACCGCCGGCCGCCCTCAGGCGGGTGGACAGCCGGGATACCGTCATGTTTCGCACCGAGGACGTCCGGCGGGCGATGGACGCGGCCCGACGGGAGAGGGAGGAGGGTGACGGCGAGGACGACGGAGCCGGAGACGCGTCATGA
- a CDS encoding ATP-binding protein, with protein sequence MAQTKQLVVENFGPIRRVEVPFKDITVLVGPQASGKSLVLQWLKLAVDGNRILGTLGQHGFDVKQDEKRVLGWMFGAGYAGSLRPDTAVRFASKKLSVRALAKGRRRTEAHQALFVPAHRALVMSTGFPLIFRAFDEETPFVVKHFSERVREYLSQGALVTVFPADRRFRTEIRALLDDSLFHGGKVVVESKGLGGRELRLVHEKTRLGIMEWTTGQREVLPLIVGLYDALPAGAADRRKPIEWVIVEEPELGLHPDGVLAVLLVLMETLRRGYRLVLSTHSPLVLDLLWAMQRLRDDPKGPEKLTRIFRVPSTSFTRQLGKAVLGKTQSIIYLDFEDGRVVSRDISGLDPISANAAEAGWGGLLGHSTRIADVLAGAA encoded by the coding sequence ATGGCGCAGACCAAGCAGCTCGTCGTCGAGAACTTCGGCCCCATCCGCAGGGTGGAGGTGCCCTTCAAGGACATCACCGTGCTCGTGGGTCCGCAGGCGAGCGGCAAGAGCCTGGTGCTGCAGTGGCTCAAGCTGGCCGTGGACGGGAATCGTATCCTCGGCACGCTGGGGCAGCACGGGTTCGATGTGAAGCAGGATGAAAAGCGCGTGCTGGGTTGGATGTTCGGCGCGGGCTACGCGGGGAGTCTGAGGCCGGACACCGCCGTGCGGTTCGCGTCGAAGAAGCTCAGCGTGAGAGCGCTCGCCAAGGGCCGCCGTCGCACGGAGGCGCACCAGGCTCTCTTCGTCCCCGCGCACCGGGCGCTGGTCATGAGCACGGGGTTTCCGCTCATCTTCCGCGCCTTCGACGAGGAGACGCCCTTCGTGGTCAAGCACTTCTCCGAGCGCGTGCGCGAGTACCTGAGCCAGGGGGCGCTGGTGACCGTGTTTCCGGCCGATCGCCGCTTCCGCACGGAGATCCGTGCGCTCCTCGACGACTCGCTCTTTCACGGCGGCAAGGTCGTGGTCGAATCCAAGGGGCTCGGCGGTCGAGAGCTGCGGCTGGTCCACGAGAAGACCCGCCTGGGGATCATGGAGTGGACCACCGGCCAGCGCGAGGTGCTGCCGCTCATCGTGGGGCTCTACGATGCGCTCCCCGCCGGCGCCGCCGATCGGCGAAAACCCATCGAGTGGGTGATCGTCGAGGAGCCGGAGCTCGGGCTGCATCCCGACGGAGTGCTGGCGGTGCTGCTGGTGCTGATGGAGACCTTGCGGCGCGGCTACCGGCTGGTGCTCTCCACGCACTCGCCGCTGGTCCTGGACCTGCTGTGGGCCATGCAGCGGCTGCGCGACGACCCGAAGGGCCCCGAGAAGCTCACCCGCATCTTCCGCGTGCCCTCGACCTCCTTCACGCGGCAGCTCGGCAAAGCGGTGCTGGGCAAGACGCAGTCGATCATCTACCTGGATTTCGAGGACGGTCGCGTCGTCTCCCGAGACATCAGCGGCCTGGACCCCATCTCCGCCAACGCCGCCGAGGCGGGCTGGGGGGGACTGCTGGGCCACAGCACGCGCATCGCTGACGTGCTCGCGGGGGCGGCATGA